In Xenorhabdus nematophila ATCC 19061, one DNA window encodes the following:
- a CDS encoding transposase produces the protein MKLKKRSCSSPWIDSYLFIDNYKALKDETGQHEPLLFRDAVPPSPSTKLSAGGMKAGKNQGKVAETTGSRPRLNRLGALNLHRIEDTGLREDPGINAENIVYFVGARRETDPLSQKIPIILDNAGYPRAECVKDIAYGRNIELHYLPPDSPNLNPIERLWKYM, from the coding sequence ATGAAGCTCAAAAAACGTTCATGCAGCTCGCCCTGGATTGATAGTTATCTGTTTATTGATAACTACAAGGCGCTAAAAGACGAAACGGGTCAGCATGAACCGCTCCTGTTCAGGGATGCGGTGCCTCCTTCACCGTCCACAAAGCTCAGCGCGGGCGGGATGAAAGCAGGAAAAAATCAGGGAAAAGTGGCCGAAACGACCGGCAGTCGTCCCCGTCTCAATAGGCTGGGTGCCCTGAATTTACACCGCATTGAAGACACCGGGCTCCGGGAAGACCCGGGTATCAATGCCGAAAACATCGTGTATTTCGTCGGCGCGCGCCGGGAAACTGACCCGCTTTCGCAAAAAATCCCTATTATTCTGGATAATGCGGGTTACCCCCGGGCAGAATGCGTGAAAGATATTGCGTATGGGCGTAATATTGAATTGCATTACCTGCCGCCTGACAGCCCAAATCTCAATCCGATTGAGCGATTGTGGAAGTATATGTAA
- the radA gene encoding DNA repair protein RadA: MAKAVKRAFVCNECGADYPRWQGQCTACHAWNTITEVRLASASSSRNERFSGYAGDVGISKVQKLSEISLEELPRFSTGFKEFDRVLGGGVVPGSAILIGGNPGAGKSTLLLQTMCQLSTQMKTLYVTGEESLQQVAMRAHRLGLTTDKLNMLSETSIEQICLIAEQEQPKLMVIDSIQVMHMADIQSSPGSVAQVRETAAYLTRFAKTRGVAIIMVGHVTKDGSLAGPKVLEHCIDCSVMLDGEADSRFRTLRSHKNRFGAVNELGVFAMTEQGLREVNNPSAIFLSRGDEITSGSSVMIVWEGTRPLLVEIQALVDHSMMSNPRRVAVGLEQNRLAILLAVLHRHGGLQMADQDVFVNVVGGVKVTETSADLALLLSLVSSFRDRPLPRDLVVFGEVGLAGEIRPVPSGQERISEAAKHGFKRAIVPHANMPKKALPDMKVFGVKKLADALTILDELDD; this comes from the coding sequence GTGGCAAAAGCAGTAAAACGGGCATTTGTCTGTAACGAATGTGGTGCGGATTATCCTCGCTGGCAGGGGCAATGCACCGCATGCCACGCATGGAATACCATCACAGAAGTGCGTCTGGCCTCAGCCTCATCCTCTCGCAATGAACGTTTCAGCGGTTATGCTGGTGATGTCGGGATCAGTAAAGTTCAAAAACTTTCAGAGATTAGCCTGGAAGAATTACCCCGTTTTTCGACCGGGTTTAAAGAATTTGACCGCGTTCTCGGTGGCGGTGTCGTCCCCGGCAGTGCTATTTTGATTGGTGGTAATCCAGGCGCGGGAAAAAGTACCTTGCTTTTACAAACGATGTGCCAGTTATCAACTCAGATGAAAACCCTGTATGTGACAGGTGAGGAATCATTGCAGCAGGTAGCAATGCGGGCCCATCGATTAGGATTAACGACCGATAAACTGAACATGCTGTCAGAAACCAGCATTGAACAGATTTGCTTGATTGCAGAGCAAGAGCAACCAAAACTGATGGTAATTGACTCGATTCAGGTCATGCACATGGCGGATATTCAATCCTCGCCGGGCAGTGTAGCCCAGGTCAGGGAAACCGCAGCATATCTCACCCGGTTTGCTAAAACCCGTGGTGTTGCCATTATTATGGTCGGGCATGTTACAAAGGATGGTTCTCTGGCTGGCCCTAAAGTACTTGAACACTGTATAGACTGCTCTGTCATGCTGGACGGTGAAGCAGATTCCCGCTTCCGTACTCTCCGCAGCCATAAAAACCGTTTCGGTGCTGTCAATGAATTAGGGGTGTTTGCAATGACTGAACAGGGATTACGGGAAGTGAATAACCCTTCCGCGATTTTCCTGAGTCGTGGTGATGAAATTACCTCAGGCAGTTCTGTGATGATCGTGTGGGAAGGTACCCGTCCTTTGCTGGTTGAAATTCAAGCACTCGTGGATCATTCCATGATGTCAAACCCGCGTCGCGTCGCGGTAGGGCTTGAACAAAACAGGCTGGCTATTCTGCTGGCAGTTTTACATCGACACGGTGGTTTGCAAATGGCTGACCAAGATGTTTTTGTTAATGTCGTGGGCGGTGTGAAAGTAACGGAAACAAGTGCTGACCTTGCGTTATTACTCTCTTTAGTGTCCAGTTTTCGCGATCGCCCTTTACCCCGTGATCTGGTGGTATTCGGCGAAGTGGGTCTGGCAGGTGAAATTCGTCCCGTACCCAGCGGACAAGAACGTATTTCAGAAGCTGCTAAACATGGATTTAAACGCGCTATTGTCCCCCATGCTAATATGCCGAAAAAAGCCTTGCCGGATATGAAAGTATTTGGTGTCAAAAAACTGGCTGATGCTTTAACTATTTTGGATGAGCTGGATGATTAA
- the serB gene encoding phosphoserine phosphatase — protein MSNNLAYRYLPDEIHKWPGLPLSLSGDEVMPLDYRAGDSGWLLYGRGLDKQRISDFQHRLGAAIVVVSSWRIDDYQVVRIAGSLSPRIKRLADECRLDVVPLGQIPRLRSPGLLVMDMDSTAIQIECIDEIARLAGVGDKVADITERAMQGELDFSESLRERVAQLAGADAVILQQVMETLPLMPGLTSLVRKLQSLDWHVAIASGGFTYFADNLRQQLRLFAAVANHLEVKEGKLTGKVRGPIVDAKYKATTLIRLAEELGVPLSQTVAIGDGANDLKMIRKAGLGIAYHAKPKVYAHAKVSIRHGDLMGVLCVLSGGLKHEER, from the coding sequence ATGTCTAATAATCTGGCTTACCGATATTTACCGGATGAAATCCATAAATGGCCCGGATTACCATTATCCCTCAGTGGTGATGAAGTCATGCCATTGGATTACCGTGCCGGAGATAGCGGTTGGTTGTTGTACGGACGGGGTTTGGATAAACAACGCATCAGCGATTTTCAGCACCGGCTTGGCGCTGCCATTGTTGTCGTATCTTCATGGCGTATTGATGATTATCAAGTTGTCCGTATTGCCGGCAGTCTCTCACCTCGCATTAAACGGCTGGCAGATGAGTGCCGCCTGGATGTTGTTCCTCTGGGGCAGATCCCGCGTCTGCGTTCACCCGGTCTTTTAGTGATGGATATGGATTCAACCGCTATCCAGATCGAGTGTATTGATGAAATTGCTCGTCTGGCTGGCGTTGGCGATAAAGTGGCAGATATCACCGAACGCGCAATGCAGGGTGAGCTGGATTTTTCAGAAAGTCTGCGCGAACGGGTAGCCCAACTGGCTGGTGCTGATGCTGTAATCTTGCAACAAGTCATGGAAACACTTCCTCTTATGCCGGGGCTCACCAGCCTTGTTCGCAAGCTACAATCATTAGATTGGCATGTGGCAATTGCTTCCGGTGGCTTTACGTACTTTGCCGATAACCTTCGCCAGCAATTACGTCTTTTTGCCGCTGTTGCTAACCATCTTGAGGTAAAAGAGGGAAAACTGACCGGCAAGGTCAGGGGACCTATTGTTGATGCAAAATATAAAGCAACGACCTTGATAAGGCTGGCTGAAGAACTGGGTGTTCCATTGAGCCAAACCGTTGCCATTGGGGATGGTGCCAATGACTTGAAAATGATCCGCAAAGCGGGATTGGGTATTGCTTATCATGCAAAACCTAAAGTGTATGCTCACGCTAAGGTTTCTATTCGGCATGGTGACTTGATGGGTGTTTTGTGTGTTTTGAGCGGTGGCTTGAAACACGAAGAGCGTTGA
- a CDS encoding YtjB family periplasmic protein, translated as MIKATLKLRLHKTAIILICLALLVLLMQGVSYFSRSQQQAHMDQFEDLAKTLAKQVAFSLSDYMENGSKDLNNKKIVAHLDYLTNESRILDASVYLENGTQIARSGEPVSVRERLSLEGKKSNGYFNQQIVVPIPGKNHPKGFLRLTLDTHRLATEAKQVDNTTNLLRIMLLLSLAIGFILAHNLLQLTPSRWQQSPYLLTANTKSSHEVENKNENPQR; from the coding sequence ATGATAAAAGCAACACTAAAACTTCGACTGCACAAAACGGCAATTATTTTAATATGTCTGGCACTGCTGGTACTACTCATGCAGGGAGTTTCCTATTTCAGCCGTTCTCAGCAGCAGGCTCATATGGATCAGTTTGAAGATCTGGCAAAAACGTTAGCAAAACAGGTTGCATTCAGTTTGTCTGATTATATGGAGAACGGCAGTAAAGATCTTAATAACAAGAAAATTGTGGCTCATTTGGATTATTTGACGAATGAAAGCCGCATTTTGGATGCCAGTGTTTATTTGGAAAATGGGACGCAGATAGCACGGAGCGGAGAGCCAGTTTCTGTTCGTGAGCGGTTATCGTTGGAAGGTAAAAAATCTAATGGTTATTTCAACCAACAAATTGTTGTACCAATACCCGGGAAAAACCATCCAAAAGGTTTTCTTCGCCTGACACTGGATACTCATCGGTTAGCAACAGAAGCCAAACAGGTTGATAACACCACTAATCTACTTAGGATCATGTTGTTATTATCTTTAGCGATTGGTTTTATTCTGGCGCATAACTTACTGCAATTGACGCCCAGCCGTTGGCAACAATCACCTTACCTCTTGACCGCAAATACCAAATCTTCTCATGAAGTAGAAAACAAAAATGAGAACCCCCAACGGTAA
- the dkgA gene encoding 2,5-didehydrogluconate reductase DkgA, with product MDQQTIIKLVDDNHMPQLGLGVWQASNEQVVKAIHTALEVGYRSIDTAAIFHNEIGVGKALKESDIPREDIFVTTKLWNNRHLDAGTALQESLDKLQLDFVDLYLIQWPVPEQDHYVGAWRQLIDLKDKGLIRSIGVCNFHIEHLQKIMLETNVAPTINQIELHPLMQQRQLHSWNATHHIITESWSPLSRGGKGVFDSPLVEQLAIKYGKTPAQIVIRWHLECGMIAIPKSVTPSRIKENFDVFDFRLEKEDLTAMAELDVGKRIGPNPDSYNQL from the coding sequence ATGGATCAACAGACAATTATTAAACTCGTTGATGATAACCATATGCCACAACTAGGTCTTGGAGTTTGGCAAGCGAGTAATGAACAAGTTGTTAAGGCTATCCACACTGCGTTAGAGGTGGGCTATCGTTCCATTGATACTGCAGCGATTTTCCATAATGAAATTGGTGTAGGAAAAGCCTTAAAAGAAAGTGATATCCCACGGGAAGACATTTTTGTTACAACGAAACTCTGGAACAATCGCCATCTGGATGCTGGCACTGCGTTGCAAGAAAGTCTGGATAAACTGCAACTGGATTTTGTGGATCTTTACCTCATTCAATGGCCCGTTCCTGAACAGGATCATTATGTTGGTGCCTGGCGACAACTGATCGATCTGAAAGATAAAGGATTAATACGCAGTATTGGTGTTTGTAATTTCCATATCGAACACTTGCAGAAAATAATGCTGGAAACCAATGTAGCACCCACTATCAACCAAATTGAGCTGCATCCCCTCATGCAGCAGCGACAACTCCACTCATGGAACGCAACGCATCATATTATCACTGAATCCTGGAGCCCATTATCCCGGGGCGGAAAAGGTGTTTTTGATTCTCCACTGGTTGAACAGCTGGCAATTAAATACGGTAAAACACCAGCACAAATTGTTATTCGTTGGCATCTTGAATGCGGCATGATTGCTATCCCTAAATCGGTTACACCTTCCCGCATTAAAGAAAATTTTGATGTGTTTGATTTCAGATTGGAAAAAGAAGATCTCACTGCCATGGCTGAGTTGGATGTAGGTAAGCGAATAGGACCAAATCCTGATAGTTACAATCAATTGTAA
- a CDS encoding DedA family protein has protein sequence METLSEIVYALWHHDFNQLANPDVIWIIYGVLFVTLVLENGLLPAAFLPGDTLLVLAGALIAKGVMSFIPTIILLTIAASLGCWLGYLQGRWLGHTHIVKDWLVQLPLQYRQRANQLFAKHGLSALLIGRFLAFVRTLLPTFAGISGLNNKRFQFFNWLSGFLWVIIVVGFGYILNQIPFVKAHQDLVMSILMILPVILLLSGLFASLLMYWRHKKASSKKSK, from the coding sequence ATGGAAACGTTAAGCGAGATCGTGTATGCACTCTGGCATCATGATTTTAATCAACTCGCCAATCCCGATGTTATCTGGATTATTTATGGTGTTCTCTTCGTCACATTAGTGCTGGAAAACGGGCTGTTACCCGCCGCCTTTTTACCCGGTGATACTCTGCTGGTACTTGCCGGTGCTCTGATAGCTAAAGGGGTCATGAGTTTTATTCCCACCATTATCCTGCTGACCATCGCTGCCAGCCTGGGATGCTGGTTAGGATATTTGCAGGGACGCTGGCTTGGGCATACTCATATTGTCAAGGATTGGCTGGTCCAACTTCCGCTCCAATATCGCCAGCGTGCCAATCAACTATTTGCCAAACACGGTCTATCTGCCCTGCTTATCGGGCGTTTTTTAGCGTTTGTTCGCACTCTCTTGCCAACATTTGCCGGTATTTCTGGTCTAAATAATAAACGCTTCCAATTTTTTAACTGGTTAAGTGGTTTTTTATGGGTCATTATTGTCGTCGGTTTTGGCTATATATTGAACCAGATCCCTTTCGTCAAAGCACACCAAGATCTGGTCATGAGCATTTTGATGATCTTACCTGTTATTCTGTTGCTCAGTGGGCTGTTCGCTTCTCTGCTGATGTACTGGCGCCACAAGAAAGCATCATCAAAAAAAAGTAAGTAA
- the metC gene encoding cystathionine beta-lyase: MTGKKPETLLVNVGREKKYTQGAVNSIIQRTSSVIFDTVEDMQHALNTCHEGTLFYGRRGTMTHFALQDAMTKLEGGAGCALYPSGTAAITHSILSFVKTGDHVLMVGNAYEPTQSFCNKFLQKMGISTDYFDPMIGEDIARLIKPNTTVLFLESPGSLTMEVQDVPAIVRATRQVNPEIVIMIDNTWSAGVLFKALEFGVDISIQSATKYIIGHSDGMLGTAVANTRCWDQLRERSYLMGQVVDPDTAYMAVRGLHTLATRLRQHEENSIKIAQWLAQRPEVAEVYHPALPSCPGHIYFKRDFTGSCGLFSFLLKTQLTPEQVADYLDNMKHFKMAFSWGGFESLILEVHPKMLKALRKYELPQKTGTLIRLHIGLEDRQDLIDDLEAGFVRLENY, encoded by the coding sequence ATGACTGGAAAGAAGCCAGAAACCTTATTAGTCAATGTAGGAAGAGAAAAAAAATATACGCAAGGTGCGGTCAATTCCATTATTCAACGTACATCATCTGTCATTTTCGATACTGTTGAAGATATGCAGCATGCCCTTAATACTTGCCATGAAGGCACATTATTCTACGGTCGCCGCGGAACAATGACGCATTTTGCCTTGCAGGACGCGATGACTAAACTGGAAGGTGGGGCGGGTTGCGCACTCTATCCTTCCGGTACAGCCGCCATCACTCACTCGATCCTGTCTTTCGTAAAAACAGGTGATCATGTGCTGATGGTAGGAAATGCGTATGAACCAACACAATCTTTTTGCAATAAATTCCTGCAAAAAATGGGTATCTCCACGGATTATTTTGATCCGATGATCGGTGAGGATATAGCGAGGCTGATTAAGCCAAATACTACCGTGCTTTTTCTTGAGTCTCCCGGCTCTCTGACCATGGAAGTACAAGATGTTCCCGCCATTGTACGGGCTACCCGTCAGGTCAATCCTGAAATTGTTATTATGATTGATAATACATGGTCGGCCGGTGTTCTGTTTAAGGCTCTGGAATTTGGTGTCGATATTTCCATTCAATCCGCTACAAAATATATCATCGGCCATTCCGATGGAATGCTGGGAACCGCCGTCGCGAATACGCGATGTTGGGATCAACTCAGGGAGAGATCTTACCTGATGGGGCAAGTTGTCGATCCTGATACTGCTTATATGGCTGTGCGCGGACTGCATACGCTGGCTACCCGCCTCAGACAACATGAAGAAAATAGTATTAAAATTGCCCAATGGCTCGCACAACGACCCGAAGTCGCTGAGGTTTATCATCCCGCCCTGCCTTCTTGTCCGGGGCATATTTACTTTAAGCGCGATTTCACCGGCTCTTGCGGGTTATTTTCTTTTCTCCTGAAAACTCAGCTTACCCCGGAACAAGTTGCTGATTATCTGGATAATATGAAACATTTTAAGATGGCGTTTTCATGGGGCGGGTTTGAGTCACTGATTTTGGAGGTTCATCCCAAAATGCTTAAAGCACTGCGCAAATATGAGTTACCACAAAAAACCGGCACTTTAATCCGCCTTCACATCGGCTTGGAAGATCGACAAGATTTAATTGATGATCTGGAAGCCGGTTTTGTGCGCCTCGAAAATTATTAA
- the exbB gene encoding tonB-system energizer ExbB produces the protein MRNLTASILLALGLTSSAWADTVPAATAPENQAAAQVAAPATPESSATAQPAESKANGQNNTDVPSSTTTQIAAGDAAESVTTETTVTETVVKPVENMSSGFATDLSVWGMYQNADAVVKSVMVGLVIASVITWALFFSKGTELLMARRRLRKEQLSLANVANLEAAAKIAENFDKQSISRLLLSEAQSERALSAASTDKEGIKERTSFRMERAVAAISRHMGRGNGYLATIGAISPFVGLFGTVWGIMNSFIGIAHSQTTNLAVVAPGIAEALLATALGLMAAIPAVVIYNIFARVISSYRGQVGDMAAQAILLLGRDLDLADSKAEKTEAR, from the coding sequence ATGCGTAATTTGACAGCTTCTATTCTATTGGCACTCGGATTAACAAGTTCAGCATGGGCTGATACAGTACCAGCGGCGACTGCGCCAGAAAATCAGGCTGCTGCTCAGGTAGCCGCTCCGGCAACACCAGAATCTTCTGCAACTGCGCAACCGGCTGAATCGAAAGCAAACGGGCAGAACAACACCGATGTACCATCAAGTACAACAACACAAATCGCAGCAGGTGATGCGGCAGAAAGTGTAACAACTGAAACCACGGTAACCGAAACTGTCGTTAAACCGGTTGAAAACATGTCCAGTGGTTTTGCAACAGATCTGTCTGTTTGGGGCATGTACCAGAATGCGGACGCAGTCGTAAAAAGCGTCATGGTTGGTTTGGTGATTGCTTCTGTTATCACATGGGCGCTGTTTTTCTCCAAAGGGACTGAACTGTTAATGGCGCGCCGCCGTTTACGCAAAGAGCAATTGTCGCTGGCTAATGTCGCTAATTTGGAAGCCGCAGCAAAAATTGCAGAGAATTTTGACAAGCAGAGTATCAGCCGTCTACTGTTGAGTGAAGCACAGTCAGAACGCGCCCTGTCTGCTGCAAGTACTGACAAGGAAGGCATCAAAGAGCGTACCTCATTCCGTATGGAGCGCGCTGTGGCGGCCATTAGTCGCCATATGGGGCGTGGGAACGGTTATCTGGCAACCATCGGTGCAATTTCCCCGTTTGTAGGCCTGTTCGGAACAGTTTGGGGGATCATGAACAGTTTTATCGGCATTGCGCATTCACAAACCACAAACCTGGCCGTTGTTGCACCGGGTATTGCTGAAGCACTATTGGCAACAGCATTGGGACTCATGGCAGCGATACCTGCAGTGGTGATTTATAACATTTTTGCCCGTGTTATTTCATCATACCGTGGGCAAGTAGGAGACATGGCTGCTCAGGCAATTTTATTGCTGGGGCGTGATCTTGATCTGGCTGACAGCAAAGCAGAAAAAACAGAAGCAAGGTAA
- the exbD gene encoding TonB system transport protein ExbD, with translation MAMRLNEDLDDSGELHEINVTPFIDVMLVLLIIFMVAAPLATVDIKVDLPASSAKPQPRPEKPVFLTVKADHQLYIGDQQVDRNTLSSVLDQTTQSNKDTTIFFKADKTVDYETLMSVMDSLRKAGYLKIGLVGMESAAAQ, from the coding sequence ATGGCAATGCGTCTTAATGAAGATTTGGACGATAGCGGTGAACTGCATGAAATTAACGTCACGCCGTTTATTGACGTGATGCTGGTGCTCCTGATTATTTTCATGGTAGCAGCACCACTGGCAACGGTAGATATTAAAGTGGATTTACCGGCATCGTCGGCGAAACCGCAACCACGACCAGAAAAACCCGTGTTTCTGACTGTGAAAGCGGATCATCAGCTTTATATCGGTGATCAACAGGTTGATCGCAATACCTTATCTTCGGTACTGGATCAGACCACGCAATCCAACAAAGACACCACGATCTTCTTCAAGGCAGATAAAACGGTGGATTATGAAACGTTAATGAGTGTGATGGACTCCTTGCGTAAAGCCGGTTATCTCAAAATTGGGCTGGTGGGAATGGAATCTGCTGCCGCTCAATAA
- the xaxA gene encoding alpha-xenorhabdolysin subunit XaxA — MENDMSSNQTLAEKKIPVSEVPSATLKMLTSQAEGVARPGGIFTKGDLINIKLYVKHSLELPFTLEGVKEYIGYNDIDIDGLKPAKMATLFKEIHDHALSWSGVESKVQQQSIDLENAGKQITLTGDEIISVIDQMPIIERVKNKLGDLTDKQLAEITYTNDDKEIAVELGNILESMKKDIKRQQENTQKVKTAVSDFKLKLIGGELSDGTIAQGLQPQISSKKKLMDDNNLSTTIKDLQSKIDEKNKEIDQFQKDYNKYVGLAFSGMVGGIISWAITGGIFGDKAEKARKQKNKLIDEVKDLQSQVKDKSALQTSVQNLSLSFAGIHTSMVDAEEALNHLDFMWNTMLTQITTSRDKFDDINDALKLTSFVIAFKQVIEPWRDVQGSAAQLIQTFDEALAEYKKLYH; from the coding sequence ATGGAGAACGATATGTCATCAAATCAGACTTTGGCAGAAAAGAAAATTCCTGTATCAGAGGTTCCCTCAGCAACTTTAAAAATGTTAACTAGTCAGGCAGAGGGAGTCGCCCGTCCGGGAGGAATCTTTACTAAAGGCGATCTCATTAATATTAAATTGTATGTTAAACATAGTTTAGAGCTTCCTTTTACTTTGGAAGGCGTAAAGGAATATATCGGTTATAACGATATTGATATTGATGGTTTGAAACCTGCAAAGATGGCGACTTTGTTTAAAGAAATTCACGACCATGCTCTTAGCTGGAGTGGTGTGGAAAGCAAAGTTCAGCAACAGAGTATTGATCTGGAAAATGCAGGGAAGCAAATTACCTTAACAGGGGATGAAATAATCAGTGTTATTGATCAAATGCCGATTATTGAACGTGTAAAAAATAAATTAGGTGATTTAACTGATAAGCAGCTGGCTGAAATAACCTATACCAATGATGATAAAGAAATAGCTGTTGAATTGGGGAATATCCTCGAAAGCATGAAGAAAGATATTAAGAGACAGCAGGAAAATACTCAGAAGGTAAAAACTGCGGTATCTGATTTTAAACTTAAGCTGATTGGCGGTGAGTTATCAGATGGTACTATTGCTCAGGGGTTGCAGCCACAGATCAGTAGTAAGAAAAAATTGATGGATGACAATAACCTCTCTACCACCATCAAAGATCTGCAAAGCAAGATCGATGAAAAAAATAAAGAAATTGACCAATTCCAAAAAGATTACAATAAATATGTTGGCCTGGCTTTCTCTGGAATGGTGGGCGGTATTATTAGCTGGGCAATTACTGGCGGGATTTTCGGTGATAAAGCAGAAAAAGCGCGGAAACAGAAAAATAAACTGATTGATGAAGTTAAAGATCTACAAAGCCAAGTGAAAGATAAAAGCGCATTACAAACTTCCGTTCAAAATCTGTCCCTGAGTTTTGCGGGTATTCATACCAGTATGGTGGATGCAGAAGAAGCACTGAATCATTTGGATTTCATGTGGAACACAATGCTAACGCAAATTACGACTTCCAGAGATAAATTCGACGACATTAATGATGCGCTGAAGCTGACTTCGTTCGTAATAGCATTTAAGCAGGTTATTGAACCTTGGAGAGATGTTCAAGGCTCTGCCGCTCAATTAATTCAAACTTTCGATGAAGCATTGGCTGAATATAAAAAACTCTATCACTAA
- the xaxB gene encoding alpha-xenorhabdolysin subunit XaxB, translating into MSDNTLSQKENMYPEINIKAMNQAVNTIWLLAQRQTSGIEIINDKVKRISLYSREFDEMMRDSLAQLAPVLKQLTSDAAFQTIAQIDEALADPSLSKDDREALTLERNNLIQNLSKHIDNVIVSFTGRTSKLTNKISDISDMVIAERLQDLVTQTESQKTELQSDIDPKTEKRNKLDADREKIIESQDVIRQNNIADMFKDFIPSAKDIDGLDFTQPKKEAIKQAIKQGAEIARKILGKVSEGLKYIDLADARMKLSDQIDQLITETDELKAKIREVELRLSGLKDVMQIDTERTTLLTEAVKIEQVWISFAEQLHKLSNDEINQQDLSNLINGQLDFLNNLTLQYNKLK; encoded by the coding sequence ATGTCTGACAATACCCTCTCACAAAAAGAAAATATGTATCCAGAGATTAATATTAAAGCCATGAATCAGGCAGTAAATACGATTTGGCTTTTGGCACAGCGACAAACATCTGGTATTGAAATCATCAATGATAAAGTCAAAAGAATCAGCCTTTATAGCCGGGAATTCGATGAAATGATGCGCGATTCACTGGCACAATTGGCTCCCGTGTTAAAACAACTGACTTCTGACGCGGCTTTCCAGACCATTGCGCAAATTGATGAGGCTTTAGCTGATCCTTCCCTGAGTAAAGATGATCGCGAGGCTTTAACCCTGGAGCGTAATAACTTGATCCAGAATTTATCAAAACATATTGATAATGTGATCGTTAGTTTCACGGGCAGAACCAGTAAACTGACGAATAAAATTAGTGATATTAGCGATATGGTGATTGCAGAACGCCTGCAAGATCTTGTGACACAAACAGAATCACAAAAAACCGAGTTGCAAAGTGATATCGATCCAAAAACCGAAAAGAGAAATAAGCTGGATGCGGATCGGGAGAAGATTATCGAAAGTCAGGATGTTATTCGTCAGAATAATATTGCGGATATGTTTAAAGACTTTATTCCCAGCGCTAAAGATATTGATGGTTTAGATTTCACTCAACCTAAAAAAGAAGCGATCAAACAGGCCATTAAACAAGGTGCGGAGATAGCCAGAAAAATCTTGGGTAAAGTTTCTGAGGGCTTGAAATATATCGATTTGGCGGATGCCAGAATGAAGCTGAGTGATCAAATCGATCAATTGATAACAGAAACTGACGAACTGAAAGCCAAAATACGTGAAGTTGAGTTGCGTCTTTCTGGCTTAAAAGATGTCATGCAAATTGATACAGAACGTACCACTTTGCTGACAGAAGCCGTGAAAATAGAACAGGTGTGGATTTCATTCGCTGAGCAGTTACATAAATTATCAAATGATGAAATCAATCAACAAGATCTGAGCAACCTGATCAATGGGCAGTTGGATTTCCTGAATAATTTAACGTTGCAGTACAATAAGCTGAAATAA
- a CDS encoding beta-N-acetylhexosaminidase family protein: MKFSFHPLLLITALSSSFSSIAASANHLPLMPWPQQISVQSGHFYIPDKKLKIIVTGDNMQEAISRWQKRIEAQTGWILPPAAATLSSVPTIKIIIAKKMPPIPQPDSDERYQLAIDPHGITLKATTRFGAMRGMETLVDRLLKNQQDWQAEQTLRDRLIRWRDNHEAVMKIVKANYMMRDLVPVANDVGEIAELGLVMLDHLKAGKKFSLQQQQDAKKLLSQGA; the protein is encoded by the coding sequence ATGAAATTCTCCTTTCATCCTCTATTGTTAATCACGGCTTTAAGTAGTAGCTTTTCATCCATTGCGGCTTCGGCCAACCATCTCCCTCTTATGCCATGGCCGCAACAGATTTCTGTGCAGAGTGGACACTTTTATATTCCGGATAAGAAGCTGAAGATCATTGTGACAGGCGATAATATGCAGGAGGCAATATCGCGCTGGCAAAAGCGTATTGAAGCTCAAACGGGTTGGATATTACCTCCTGCCGCAGCGACTCTATCCTCGGTTCCCACCATCAAGATCATCATCGCCAAAAAAATGCCTCCGATCCCTCAACCTGACAGTGATGAACGTTATCAGTTGGCCATTGATCCTCATGGCATCACATTAAAAGCCACAACCCGTTTTGGCGCAATGCGGGGCATGGAAACCTTGGTTGATCGGTTATTAAAGAATCAGCAAGATTGGCAGGCAGAACAAACATTGCGTGATCGACTGATTCGCTGGCGGGATAATCATGAGGCCGTGATGAAAATCGTCAAAGCAAATTATATGATGCGCGATCTTGTGCCGGTTGCCAATGATGTAGGGGAGATTGCTGAGCTTGGGTTGGTCATGCTGGATCATCTGAAAGCCGGAAAAAAATTTTCCCTTCAACAACAACAAGATGCAAAAAAACTGCTGTCACAGGGAGCGTAA